DNA from Salinispora arenicola:
ACCTCGGCGGAAGGCGCCCCGGTCGAGTCGGTACCGGCGGCGAACACGGACACGCCGCCCGCCACCGTGGCGGTGGCCAACGCGACGGCGGCGACGGTGCGTGCCGGCCGACGGCGAATCATCCGCCAGGGATCCAGGTGAACGCTCATGGGTGCCGATCCTGGCGACCGTTCCTGACCGGTGACTCGGCTGAAGCTCGGAACTACCTCATAGTCCGCACTCCGAGCTGACTCCCAGGTACGCCCGAGCGACGCCGGAGGTTGGTCATCTCTGCTGGCCCGGTGCGGGGCGTCGTCTCCGCCGAGGACCTGAGGAGGAGCGTATGTCTCGTAGTCGTCGTCACCCGGCGCTGATAGTGGCGGCCGGTGCCGCCCTGCTCACGCTGGCGGCCGGATGCGACAGCCAGTCGGTGGCCGAGCAACCGGCAGACCGGCCTGCCGACGGACGCCTGGCTGAATACGCGGAGTGCCTGCGTGCTCAGGGAATCGACGTGCCGGAGGACCTGGAAGGGGCTCGTCCGAACCGCAGCGGTCAGCCGGACCGTAGCGGCCGCCCCACCGATCGCCCCACCGATCGCCCCAGCGCCCGCCCGTCCGGTTCGGCCGGTGCCGAGGGTCGAGCGGCGGCGGATGCGCTGCGGCCGGATGGTGTTGACGATGTCAGCTGGCAGCAGGCGCAGGATGCCTGCGCGGCGTCGCGACCGCAGGGTGGCCGTCGCGGCGACGGGCAGTCGTCGTGACCGCGGCGTCGGCCGCCGACAGCTAGGTCGGCGGCCTGCTCGCCGAGGTGACCGAACACCCGACGGCCATTCGAATGAACGTCTCAGCCCCGCGATCACGTAGGGTCGGGACCGTGCGACGAATCGATGATATTGCGAACCGGTACGTGGCGGACTGGGCCGCACTGAACCCAACCGGTGCCACCTACGTCGGCATCCCGGGCCACGACGACCGGCTCGACGATCTCTCGCCGGACGGGTACGCCAGCCGCACTGACCTAACCCGCCGAGTCCTCGCCGACGTCGACGCCACAGAGCCGACGTCACCGGCGGAGCACACCGCGAAGGAGGCCATGCAGGAGCGACTCGGCCTCGAGCTCGCCCGCTACGAGGCGGGCGAGGTGGGTCGCGGAGTCAGTGTCATCACCAGCGGTCTACACGAACTCCGGTCCGTGTTCGACCTGATGCCGACCGGCGGCGAGGGCGACCGGGCCAACATCGCCGCGCGGCTCAACCGCTTCGCCGAAGCACTCGAGGGATACAAGACCACGTTGCGCGAGGCGACCGACGCCGGCCAGGCCAGCGCCCAGGCGCAGCTACTCGAGGTGGCCAGGCAGTGTGACGTCTGGGTGGACCCGGACGGCGACAACTTCTTCCACGGGCTGGTCGATCGGCTGGACGAGGGGGGCACTCTCGGCGCCGAGCTGCGCCGGGGTGCCACGGCCGCCACCGCGGCGACCGCCGAGTTCGGCCGCTTCCTCCGTACCGAACTGGCCCCACGGGGTAGGACGAACCAGGCCGCCGGCCGGGAGCGCTACGAGCTGGCCTCGCAGTATTTTCTCGGCGCGCGGGTCGATCTCGACGAGACGTACGCCTGGGGGTTCGAGGAGCTGGCCCGGCTCGAGGCGGACATGCGAACAGTGGCCGCGCGGATCGTCGGTCCCGGCGCCACGGTCGACGAGGCGGTAGCCGCGCTGGACGCGGATCCGGCGCGGACCATCCAGGGTAAGGAGGCGTTCCGGGACTGGATGCAGGGCCTCGCGGACAGGGCGATCAGCGAGCTGCACGGCACCCACTTCGACATTCCGGAGCAGGTCCACCGGATCGAGTGTTGCCTGGCGCCGACGAGTGACGGCGCGATCTACTACACCGGTCCGAGTGAGGACTTCTCCCGCCCCGGCCGCATGTGGTGGGCAGTGCCGCAGGGCATCAACGACTTCTCCACCTGGCGCGAGGTCACCACCGTCTACCACGAGGGTGTACCCGGCCACCACCTTCAGGTCGCCCAGACCGCGGTCCGGGCGGAGACCCTGAACCGCTGGCAACGGTTGCTCTGCTGGGTCTCCGGGCACGGTGAGGGCTGGGCCCTCTACGCCGAGCGGCTGATGGAGGAACTGGGTTACCTGGAGGACGCGGGCGAACGGCTGGGCATGCTCGACGGCCAGGCGCTGCGCGCCGCCCGCGTGATCGTCGACATTGGCATGCACCTGGAGTTGGAGATCCCGACCGACAACCCGTTCGGCTTCCACCCTGGCGAGCGCTGGACACCGGAGCTGGGCTGGGAGTTCATGCGGGCGCACTGTCGGATACCGGATGAGGTCCTGCGCTTCGAGCTGAACCGCTACCTGGGTTGGCCCGGGCAGGCGCCGTCCTACAAGGTTGGTGAGCGGATCTGGCTGCAGGCCCGGGCCGACGCGAAGGCCCGCAAGGGTGCCGACTTCGACCTCCGGGAGTTCCACCGGCAGGCACTCGACCTGGGCTCACTCGGCCTGGACCCGCTGCGTCGGGCACTCGCCCGAATCTGAGCTGACGAGCTCCGGCCGTTGCCCGTCCGGATCACGGTGGCTGTCAGTCCAGGG
Protein-coding regions in this window:
- a CDS encoding DUF885 domain-containing protein is translated as MRRIDDIANRYVADWAALNPTGATYVGIPGHDDRLDDLSPDGYASRTDLTRRVLADVDATEPTSPAEHTAKEAMQERLGLELARYEAGEVGRGVSVITSGLHELRSVFDLMPTGGEGDRANIAARLNRFAEALEGYKTTLREATDAGQASAQAQLLEVARQCDVWVDPDGDNFFHGLVDRLDEGGTLGAELRRGATAATAATAEFGRFLRTELAPRGRTNQAAGRERYELASQYFLGARVDLDETYAWGFEELARLEADMRTVAARIVGPGATVDEAVAALDADPARTIQGKEAFRDWMQGLADRAISELHGTHFDIPEQVHRIECCLAPTSDGAIYYTGPSEDFSRPGRMWWAVPQGINDFSTWREVTTVYHEGVPGHHLQVAQTAVRAETLNRWQRLLCWVSGHGEGWALYAERLMEELGYLEDAGERLGMLDGQALRAARVIVDIGMHLELEIPTDNPFGFHPGERWTPELGWEFMRAHCRIPDEVLRFELNRYLGWPGQAPSYKVGERIWLQARADAKARKGADFDLREFHRQALDLGSLGLDPLRRALARI